From Rutidosis leptorrhynchoides isolate AG116_Rl617_1_P2 chromosome 3, CSIRO_AGI_Rlap_v1, whole genome shotgun sequence, a single genomic window includes:
- the LOC139895926 gene encoding ABC transporter G family member 24 codes for MTSRKHYTAVFVTVLLLQLLHSPEFVHCQVIGDDSTGQINDTAFLPFITRTVYSSLSNLTSTILNGDVGNRSLFCVQNRQAEWDRAFNFSTNLDFLTACIVKTNGDVTQRVCNSAELKFYFGGFFSGSNYLKPNINCNLTSRVSGCEPGWACAASPTDNVDLQDSKHIPARTLDCQPCCEGFFCPNGLTCMIPCPLGSHCPIATLDRASGICRPYDYQLPPAMPNHTCGGANIWADVRTSSELFCSPGSYCPTSTQQIPCGEGNYCEKGSTAEKSCFKLTSCGRESSTQNIHAYGAMLIAGIFTILLIIYNCSDQIITTRERRHAKSREAAVRRAKEKLKAHERWKIARDAAKKHAAQISRTFSRQKAVPQTEELSMLHQRRDDVDDDQITPQMSHTFEENRLELRSETFKDLYSYDLSVENKDNKDTKNNKKNVPKEKEKEKKKEKQITTDSQIFNYAYGQIEKEKAMQQNHNLTFSGVISMAVNTEIRKRPKIEISFRELTLTLKGKGKHLLRCVTGKIMPGRITAVMGPSGAGKTTFLSALAGKAHGCRITGSILVNGKPDSIHSYKKIIGFVPQDDIVHGNLSVEENLWFSAKCRLPAHMLKKDRVLVVERVIESLGLQGVRNSIVGTVEKRGISGGQRKRVNVGLEMVMEPSLLILDEPTSGLDSSSSQLLLRALRRETLEGVNVSMVVHQPSYSLFQMFDDLVLLAKGGLTVYHGSVRKLEEYFSGLGINVPERVNPPDYFIDVLEGMVKPNSSSGVTYEQLPVRWMLHKGYPIPPDMRRNASAAGLTMFPEGHISDIDSNDRDGRTEEHSFAGEIWQDVRSNVEVRRDIILHNFLRTKDLSNRRTPGIFLQYRYFLGRIAKQRLRESKLQLVDYLILLLAGACLGTIIKSNEETFGAPGYTYSIIAVSLLCKVAALRTFSLDKLQYWRERASGISSLAHFLAKDTIDHFSTVIKPAVYLSMFYFFSYPRSSFAENYSVLLCLVYCVTGIAYVLAIFLDPGPSQLFSVLLPVVLTLISTQTGDSKFLKDVAKLCYPKWALEAFVIANANKYSGVWLITRCGALLKMGYNVHDWGLCIFILIIIGVVTRIFAFFGMLIVHKR; via the exons ATGACCAGCCGGAAACATTACACCGCCGTATTCGTAACCGTTTTACTATTACAGTTACTGCATTCGCCGGAATTCGTTCACTGTCAAGTCATCGGCGACGACTCCACCGGTCAGATCAACGATACTGCCTTCCTTCCGTTCATTACTCGAACAGTATATAGCAGTCTCTCTAATCTCACTTCTACTATCCTTAATGGCGATGTCGGTAATCGATCTTTATTCTGCGTTCAAAATCG GCAAGCCGAGTGGGATCGAGCGTTTAATTTTTCGACTAATTTGGATTTTTTGACTGCTTGTATTGTGAAAACAAATG GTGATGTTACACAAAGAGTGTGTAATTCAGCAGAGCTAAAATTCTACTTTGGAGGTTTCTTTTCGGGTAGTAATTATCTGAAACCTAACATCAATTGCAATTTAACATCCAGAGTATCTGGTTGTGAGCCAGGATGGGCATGTGCTGCCTCACCAACTGATAACGTTGACTTGCAAGATTCCAAGCATATACCTGCTAGAACTCTTGACTGTCAGCCCTGTTGTGAGGGTTTTTTCTGCCCAAACGGTCTTACTTGCATGATCC CTTGTCCTTTGGGTTCGCATTGCCCGATTGCAACTCTTGATAGAGCTAGTGGTATTTGCAGACC ATATGATTACCAGTTGCCTCCTGCGATGCCTAATCATACTTGTGGTGGAGCAAACATTTGGGCAGATGTTAGAACTAGTTCTGAGCTTTTCTGTTCACCGGGGTCATATTGTCCTACGAGTACACAACAAATACCGTGCGGCGAGGG GAATTACTGTGAAAAGGGATCTACAGCGGAAAAAT CATGCTTCAAGTTGACTTCATGTGGGCGTGAAAGTTCAACTCAAAATATTCATGCATATGGGGCAATGCTAATA GCTGGAATATTTACTATTCTGCTCATCATTTACAACTGCTCCGATCAAATAATTACCACTCGTGAAAGAAGGCATGCTAAATCTAGGGAAGCAGCTGTAAGACGAGCAAAAGAAAAATTGAAGGCACATGAAAGATGGAAAATAGCAAGAGATGCTGCAAAAAAACACGCAGCTCAAATATCTCGAACATTTTCCCGCCAAAAGGCGGTCCCACAAACGGAGGAACTTTCAATGTTACATCAACGTAGAGATGATGTGGATGATGATCAGATTACCCCACAAATGTCACATACATTTGAAGAGAACAGATTAGAGCTAAGAAGTGAAACATTTAAAGATCTATATAGTTATGATCTTAGTGTGGAGAATAAAGATAATAAAGACACAAAGAATAATAAAAAGAATGTGCcaaaggaaaaggaaaaggaaaagaaaaaggagaAACAAATTACTACTGATAGCCAGATATTTAACTACGCGTACGGTCAAATCGAGAAAGAAAAAGCCATGCAACAGAATCATAACCTTACTTTCTCTGGAGTAATTTCAATGGCAGTTAATACTGAAATCAGGAAAAGGCCAAAAATTGAGATTTCTTTTCGAGAATTGACTCTTACTTTAAAAGGAAAAGGGAAACATCTTTTAAGGTGCGTTACCGGGAAAATAATGCCAGGTCGCATAACTGCTGTCATGGGCCCATCTGGGGCAGGTAAGACAACATTTCTTTCTGCATTGGCGGGCAAAGCACACGGGTGTAGGATAACCGGTTCGATTCTTGTAAATGGGAAACCCGACTCGATCCATTCATATAAAAAGATTATTGGGTTTGTACCACAAGATGATATTGTTCATGGTAATCTGAGCGTGGAGGAGAATCTTTGGTTCAGCGCAAAATGCAG GCTACCAGCACACATGTTAAAGAAAGACAGGGTTCTTGTTGTCGAGAGAGTTATCGAGTCACTGGGTTTGCAAGGAGTAAGAAATTCAATAGTTGGAACTGTAGAAAAGCGTGGAATTTCGGGAGGTCAAAGAAAACGAGTAAACGTTGGTCTTGAAATGGTAATGGAACCGTCACTTTTAATCTTAGATGAACCAACATCTGGTTTAGATAGTTCATCTTCTCAGTTACTTCTTAGAGCCCTTCGACGTGAGACTCTTGAAGGGGTAAATGTTAGCATGGTTGTTCACCAACCAAG CTACTCGTTGTTTCAGATGTTTGATGATCTAGTACTTTTAGCAAAAGGTGGACTTACAGTTTATCATGGATCAGTAAGGAAACTTGAAGAATACTTTTCAGGACTTGGAATCAATGTTCCAGAACGTGTTAACCCGCCTGATTATTTTATAGATGTTTTGGAAGGGATGGTCAAACCGAATTCAAGTTCGGGTGTAACTTAtgaacaactacctgttagatggATGCTTCATAAAGGTTATCCTATACCCCCCGATATGCGTAGAAACGCGTCTGCTGCTGGACTTACTATGTTCCCGGAAGGTCATATTTCAGATATCGATTCAAATGATCGTGATGGTAGAACAGAGGAACATTCATTTGCTGGTGAAATTTGGCAGGATGTTAGGTCAAACGTGGAAGTAAGAAGAGATATTATCCTTCATAATTTCTTGCGTACAAAAGATTTATCCAATCGTAGGACTCCTGGAATTTTCCTGCAGTACCGATACTTTCTGGGAAG GATTGCAAAGCAGAGGTTAAGAGAATCTAAGCTACAATTAGTAGACTATCTCATTTTATTACTTGCTGGGGCATGTTTGGGAACAATTATTAAATCCAATGAAGAGACGTTTGGGGCACCTGGTTACACTTACTCTATTATTGCAGTAT CTTTGTTATGCAAAGTTGCGGCGTTGAGAACATTTTCGTTGGACAAGTTACAATATTGGAGGGAGCGTGCATCTGGCATTAGCAGCCTAGCTCATTTTCTAGCCAAAGACACGATTGATCATTTCAGTACAGTAATAAAGCCTGCGGTTTATCTGTCCATGTTCTATTTCTTTAGCTATCCCAGATCTTCATTTGCAGAAAATTACAGCGTTTTGCTCTGCCTTGTGTACTGTGTAACTGGGATAGCGTACGTGTTAGCCATATTTCTTGACCCTGGTCCATCACAACTg TTTTCAGTGCTCCTTCCTGTCGTTTTGACGCTCATTTCCACACAAACGGGAGATAGTAAGTTCCTGAAGGATGTGGCCAAATTATGCTACCCTAAGTGGGCACTGGAAGCATTTGTAATTGCAAACGCAAATAA GTACTCAGGAGTGTGGCTGATAACGCGTTGTGGGGCACTTTTAAAAATGGGGTACAATGTACATGATTGGGGTCTTTGTATATTCATTCTCATTATAATCGGTGTAGTAACCCGAATTTTTGCGTTCTTTGGTATGCTCATTGTTCATAAGAGGTGA